From a single Pseudomonas serboccidentalis genomic region:
- the pqqF gene encoding pyrroloquinoline quinone biosynthesis protein PqqF, producing the protein MPAPTHPRPHTETLANGLRVTLRHVPGLKCSAAALRVAAGSHDVPLEWPGLAHFLEHLLFLGTERFPTDQALMAYVQGHGGQVNASTRERTTDFFFELPTGTFGAGLERLSDMLAHPRMNPDDQLREREVLDAEFVAWSQDPTAQQALSLYEGLPAAHPLRGFHAGNRDSLKVEQPAFQQALKDFHQRFYRSGQMTLSLVGPQNLEALRAMAQQFAAALPIGDNVAQAATRPLQVKSYQQVGGQHRNLLFAFEALPDASIEALAFLCHWLNNAKPGGLLAHLQQQNLADSLKATPLYHFAGQALLHLQFTAPTESMNAVGEQVLDWLSFFAAQQDWAALREEYAKLLERQQQVSGALQLARFDSEQLGHGLSENGVVALKQILRDIGVVDNFSAHWHLPAANPFLGSSEPLANAGLIRGQTSAHRGLRTFAQDRSRSRRERSPMQFSQALADSGDEGAIYLRWQLEAAATADLHGKLQRSLRETREDARQAGVELSFSARGTQWLLKLTGLQEPMPSVLEHALKCLTQVDADSANAEPEAPLIPIRQLLKALPESCLPTAASSDDAKQLWTTSRWDGLALGLSAQTQSAMGLALSRIPGIPDNLIPAPSASNTQQVWSHIDTASSEHALLLFCPTASREIADEAAWRLLAQLCQTPFYQRLRVELQLGYAVFSALRQMHGQTGLLFGVQSPGAAPVALLGHIQQFLASVPGIIERLDDPSFNQQRQSLAEQFDESNLSAKDAAELLWQAKLAGHSSDYLTQLLAAIAQLERPALLAAAQRLISAEGGWRCLASSASPGAPWQAGK; encoded by the coding sequence GCCGGGGCTGGCGCATTTCCTTGAGCATTTGCTGTTTCTCGGCACCGAGCGTTTTCCTACCGATCAGGCGCTGATGGCCTACGTGCAAGGTCATGGCGGCCAGGTGAATGCCAGCACCCGCGAGCGCACCACCGATTTCTTCTTTGAATTGCCGACCGGGACCTTCGGCGCCGGGCTTGAGCGTCTGTCAGACATGCTCGCCCACCCGCGTATGAATCCGGACGATCAGTTGCGCGAACGCGAAGTACTGGACGCAGAATTTGTCGCGTGGTCGCAGGATCCCACGGCACAGCAGGCACTCTCCTTGTACGAGGGTTTGCCGGCGGCGCATCCGTTGCGCGGATTTCATGCAGGCAATCGCGACAGCCTGAAGGTCGAGCAACCGGCGTTTCAACAGGCGTTAAAGGATTTCCATCAGCGTTTTTATCGCAGCGGCCAAATGACCTTGAGCCTGGTCGGGCCGCAAAACCTCGAAGCATTGCGCGCAATGGCGCAGCAGTTCGCCGCAGCGCTGCCGATTGGGGATAACGTTGCGCAGGCAGCAACCCGGCCACTGCAGGTGAAAAGTTATCAACAGGTCGGCGGGCAGCACCGCAATCTGCTGTTTGCGTTCGAAGCGCTGCCCGACGCCTCCATCGAGGCGCTGGCGTTCCTCTGCCACTGGCTGAACAACGCCAAGCCCGGCGGCCTGCTCGCACATCTGCAGCAACAGAACCTCGCGGACAGCCTGAAAGCCACGCCGCTGTACCACTTTGCCGGACAAGCCTTGCTGCATCTGCAATTCACTGCCCCGACGGAATCCATGAACGCCGTTGGCGAACAGGTGCTGGATTGGCTGAGTTTCTTCGCTGCACAGCAGGACTGGGCAGCGTTGCGCGAGGAGTACGCCAAGCTGCTTGAACGTCAGCAGCAGGTCAGCGGCGCACTGCAACTGGCGCGGTTCGACAGTGAACAGCTCGGACACGGCTTGTCGGAAAACGGCGTCGTCGCCCTCAAACAGATCCTGCGCGACATCGGTGTTGTGGATAACTTCAGCGCGCATTGGCACCTGCCTGCCGCCAACCCTTTCCTCGGTTCCAGCGAGCCGCTGGCCAACGCCGGGCTGATTCGCGGTCAAACCAGCGCCCACCGAGGCCTGCGCACGTTCGCTCAGGATCGCTCACGCAGCCGCCGCGAACGCTCGCCGATGCAATTCAGCCAGGCCTTGGCGGACAGCGGTGACGAAGGGGCGATTTACCTGCGCTGGCAGTTGGAAGCAGCGGCAACGGCCGATCTGCACGGGAAGCTGCAACGCAGTCTGCGCGAAACCCGGGAGGACGCACGTCAGGCAGGGGTCGAATTGTCGTTCAGTGCCCGCGGGACTCAATGGCTGCTGAAACTGACCGGCCTGCAGGAGCCGATGCCCAGTGTCCTGGAACATGCGCTGAAATGTCTGACGCAAGTTGACGCCGATTCTGCGAACGCGGAGCCAGAAGCGCCGCTGATCCCGATCCGCCAGTTGCTCAAGGCATTGCCGGAAAGCTGCCTGCCAACGGCGGCAAGTTCGGACGACGCCAAACAGCTGTGGACAACTTCCCGCTGGGACGGACTGGCCCTTGGCCTCAGCGCGCAGACTCAATCCGCCATGGGCCTGGCCCTGAGTCGCATCCCCGGCATCCCGGACAACCTGATCCCCGCACCGTCAGCGAGCAACACTCAACAGGTCTGGAGCCACATCGACACGGCCTCCAGCGAACATGCGCTGCTGCTGTTCTGCCCGACCGCGAGCCGCGAGATCGCCGACGAAGCCGCCTGGCGTCTGCTCGCACAGTTGTGCCAGACACCGTTCTATCAGCGCCTGCGGGTCGAATTGCAATTGGGTTACGCGGTGTTCAGCGCCTTGCGCCAGATGCACGGCCAGACTGGATTGCTGTTTGGCGTGCAGTCACCCGGCGCCGCTCCAGTGGCGTTGCTCGGGCATATCCAGCAGTTCCTCGCCAGCGTTCCCGGGATTATCGAACGCTTGGATGACCCCAGCTTCAACCAGCAGCGCCAGTCACTCGCGGAGCAATTCGACGAGAGCAATCTGTCCGCCAAGGACGCCGCCGAGTTGCTGTGGCAGGCCAAGCTCGCCGGTCACTCGTCGGATTATCTGACGCAACTGCTCGCGGCCATCGCGCAACTGGAGCGCCCGGCACTGCTGGCGGCAGCTCAACGCTTGATCAGCGCCGAGGGCGGCTGGCGCTGTCTGGCCAGCAGCGCGTCACCGGGTGCGCCGTGGCAAGCAGGAAAATGA
- the pqqA gene encoding pyrroloquinoline quinone precursor peptide PqqA — protein MSWTKPAYTDLRIGFEVTMYFASR, from the coding sequence ATGTCCTGGACAAAACCGGCTTACACCGACCTGCGTATCGGCTTTGAAGTCACCATGTACTTCGCCAGCCGCTGA
- the pqqB gene encoding pyrroloquinoline quinone biosynthesis protein PqqB, which translates to MFVQILGSAAGGGFPQWNCNCVNCAGFRDGSLNAKARTQSSIAISDDGVNWVLCNASPDIRAQLQSFAPMQPGRALRDTGISAIILMDSQIDHTTGLLSLREGCPHQVWCTDMVHEDLSTGFPLFKMLTHWNGGLNWNRIELDQSFTVAACPNLRFTPLPLRSAAPPYSPHRFDPHPGDNIGLIVEDLNTGGKLFYAPGLGKVDAPLLEIMAGSDCLLVDGTLWDDDEMQRRGVGTRTGREMGHLAQNGPGGMLEVLEQLPEQRKVLIHINNTNPILDEDSAERAELARRNVEVAYDGMSIVL; encoded by the coding sequence ATGTTCGTCCAGATTCTGGGTTCGGCCGCCGGTGGCGGTTTTCCGCAGTGGAACTGCAACTGCGTCAATTGCGCAGGCTTTCGCGACGGCAGCCTGAATGCCAAGGCCCGCACCCAATCGTCCATCGCAATTTCCGATGACGGCGTGAACTGGGTGCTGTGCAACGCTTCGCCGGACATCCGCGCGCAACTGCAGAGCTTCGCCCCGATGCAACCGGGCCGCGCCCTGCGTGACACCGGCATCAGCGCGATCATCCTGATGGACAGCCAGATCGACCACACCACCGGCCTGCTCAGCCTGCGCGAAGGCTGCCCGCATCAGGTCTGGTGTACGGACATGGTTCACGAAGACCTGAGCACCGGTTTCCCGCTGTTCAAGATGCTCACCCACTGGAACGGCGGCTTGAACTGGAACCGCATCGAACTCGACCAGAGCTTCACCGTGGCTGCCTGCCCGAACCTGCGCTTCACCCCGCTGCCGTTGCGCAGCGCCGCACCGCCCTACTCGCCGCATCGCTTCGACCCGCACCCGGGCGACAACATCGGCCTGATCGTCGAAGACCTCAACACCGGCGGCAAACTGTTCTACGCCCCGGGCCTGGGCAAGGTCGACGCGCCCCTGCTGGAGATCATGGCCGGCAGCGATTGCCTGTTGGTGGACGGCACGCTGTGGGACGACGATGAAATGCAGCGCCGTGGCGTCGGCACCCGCACTGGTCGCGAGATGGGCCACCTGGCGCAGAACGGCCCCGGCGGCATGCTCGAAGTGCTGGAGCAGTTGCCTGAGCAGCGCAAGGTGCTTATCCACATCAACAACACCAACCCGATTCTCGATGAGGATTCGGCTGAGCGTGCGGAGCTGGCGCGGCGCAATGTTGAAGTGGCGTATGACGGCATGAGTATTGTGTTGTAA
- the pqqC gene encoding pyrroloquinoline-quinone synthase PqqC, producing the protein MTDTPMSPTEFEAALRAKGAYYHIYHPYHVAMYEGRATREQIQGWVANRFYYQVNIPLKDAAILANCPDREIRREWIQRLLDHDGAPGEDGGIEAWLRLGQAVGLDPDQLRSQELVLPGVRFAVDAYVNFARRASWQEAASSSLTELFAPQIHQSRLDSWPQHYPWIDPAGYEYFRTRLGQARRDVEHGLAITLEHYKTREGQERMLEILQFKLDILWSMLDAMSMAYELNRPPYHSVTEQRVWHKGITL; encoded by the coding sequence ATGACTGACACGCCAATGTCCCCCACCGAATTCGAAGCGGCTCTGCGCGCCAAGGGCGCTTACTACCACATCTACCACCCGTATCACGTGGCGATGTATGAAGGCCGCGCCACCCGCGAACAGATTCAGGGCTGGGTCGCCAACCGCTTCTATTATCAGGTGAACATCCCCCTGAAAGACGCGGCCATCCTCGCCAATTGCCCGGATCGCGAGATTCGCCGCGAGTGGATTCAACGCCTGCTCGATCACGACGGCGCCCCCGGTGAAGACGGCGGTATCGAAGCCTGGCTGCGCCTCGGTCAAGCGGTCGGCCTCGACCCGGATCAACTGCGCTCTCAGGAACTGGTGCTGCCCGGCGTGCGTTTCGCTGTCGATGCCTACGTCAACTTCGCCCGCCGCGCCAGTTGGCAGGAAGCCGCCAGCAGTTCGCTGACCGAACTGTTCGCGCCGCAGATCCACCAGTCACGCCTCGACAGCTGGCCGCAGCATTACCCGTGGATCGACCCGGCCGGCTACGAATATTTCCGCACCCGCCTCGGCCAGGCGCGGCGGGATGTCGAGCATGGTCTGGCGATCACGCTCGAGCACTACAAGACCCGTGAGGGTCAGGAGCGCATGCTGGAAATTCTCCAGTTCAAACTGGACATTCTTTGGAGCATGCTCGATGCCATGAGCATGGCTTACGAACTGAACCGCCCGCCGTATCACAGCGTCACCGAGCAACGGGTCTGGCACAAAGGAATCACCCTATGA
- the pqqD gene encoding pyrroloquinoline quinone biosynthesis peptide chaperone PqqD: MSFDRSKTPTWRPGYRFQYEPAQKGHVLLYPEGMIKLNDSAALIGGLIDGERDVAAIIAKLDEQFPGVPELGDDIEQFMEVARAQHWITLD, translated from the coding sequence ATGAGTTTCGATCGCAGCAAGACCCCGACCTGGCGTCCCGGATACCGTTTCCAGTACGAACCGGCGCAAAAAGGCCACGTGCTGCTCTACCCCGAAGGCATGATCAAACTCAACGACAGCGCCGCGCTGATCGGTGGTTTGATCGACGGTGAACGCGATGTCGCAGCGATCATTGCCAAACTCGATGAGCAGTTCCCCGGCGTGCCTGAACTCGGTGACGACATCGAGCAATTCATGGAGGTTGCCCGTGCGCAGCACTGGATCACCCTTGACTGA
- the pqqE gene encoding pyrroloquinoline quinone biosynthesis protein PqqE → MTDLPPKPEVGLPLWLLAELTYRCPLQCPYCSNPLDFAEQGKELSTEQWIKVFREAREMGAAQLGFSGGEPLVRQDLAELIREARQLGFYTNLITSGIGLTEQKISDFKKAGLDHIQISFQASDEQVNNLLAGSKKAFAQKLEMARAVKAHGYPMVLNFVTHRHNIDKIDRIIELCIALEADFVELATCQFYGWAQLNRVGLLPTKEQLVRAERITNEYRAKLEAEGHPCKLIFVTPDYYEERPKACMNGWGSLFLTVTPDGTALPCHGARQLPVQFPNVRDHSMQHIWYDSFGFNRFRGYDWMPEPCRSCDEKEQDFGGCRCQAFMLTGDASNADPVCSKSEHHGVILKAREEAEHATQTIEQLAFRNERNSRLIAKG, encoded by the coding sequence TTGACTGATCTGCCGCCCAAGCCTGAAGTCGGTCTGCCGCTGTGGCTGCTCGCCGAACTGACCTACCGCTGCCCGCTGCAATGCCCGTACTGCTCCAATCCGCTGGATTTCGCCGAGCAAGGCAAAGAGCTGAGCACCGAGCAGTGGATCAAGGTATTTCGCGAGGCGCGGGAGATGGGCGCCGCGCAACTGGGCTTTTCCGGTGGCGAGCCATTGGTGCGCCAGGACCTTGCCGAACTGATTCGTGAAGCGCGGCAGCTGGGTTTCTACACCAACCTGATCACCTCCGGCATCGGCCTGACCGAGCAGAAGATCAGCGACTTCAAGAAGGCCGGTCTCGATCACATCCAGATCAGTTTCCAGGCCAGCGACGAGCAAGTGAACAACCTGCTCGCCGGCTCGAAAAAGGCCTTCGCGCAGAAGCTGGAAATGGCCCGGGCGGTGAAGGCTCACGGTTATCCGATGGTGCTGAACTTCGTCACCCATCGGCACAACATCGACAAGATCGACCGCATCATCGAGCTGTGCATTGCGCTGGAGGCCGACTTCGTCGAACTCGCCACTTGCCAGTTCTATGGCTGGGCGCAGCTCAACCGCGTCGGCCTGTTGCCGACCAAGGAACAACTGGTGCGCGCCGAGCGCATCACCAACGAATACCGCGCCAAACTGGAGGCCGAAGGGCATCCGTGCAAGCTGATATTCGTGACCCCGGACTACTACGAAGAACGCCCGAAAGCCTGCATGAACGGCTGGGGCAGCCTGTTTCTGACGGTGACGCCGGACGGCACCGCCCTGCCCTGCCATGGTGCCCGACAGCTGCCGGTACAATTTCCCAACGTGCGCGATCACAGCATGCAGCACATCTGGTACGACTCGTTCGGCTTCAACCGTTTTCGCGGTTACGACTGGATGCCCGAGCCGTGCCGCTCCTGCGACGAAAAGGAACAGGATTTCGGCGGCTGCCGCTGTCAGGCGTTCATGCTCACGGGTGACGCGAGCAATGCCGACCCGGTGTGCAGCAAATCCGAACATCACGGCGTGATCCTCAAGGCCCGCGAAGAAGCCGAGCACGCCACCCAGACCATCGAACAACTGGCTTTCCGTAATGAACGAAACTCACGCCTCATCGCCAAGGGCTGA
- a CDS encoding alpha/beta hydrolase family protein produces the protein MNETHASSPRAEPFSATQAVAAGMDFAELQLGANGLFWNEYRPEDAACRIWQWRDGVAKCLTPNGFSVRSRVYEYGGGAFCLTPDGVVFVNEADQQLYRQTLDGAPEALTSGECRYGDLHFAFGQVLAVEEQQDQHRLVAFDLADSTRHLLAEGADFYAAPILSPDGRRLAWIEWSRPHQPWTSTRLMVAERLTDGAFSSPRCVAGAECEESIQQPRFNAENRLYCLTDRAGFWQPWAETSDGLRPLPATQADHAPAPWQLGGCTWLPVEDWFLASWSEGGFGRLTLGNEDFTGDYSRFRHLALDQQFIYCIAASPISPSAVIAIDRASHEVNVLAGGVAPLPAERISRPQTLRYPSGSGEAHGFFYPAMNDEARPPLVVFIHGGPTSACYPMLDPRIQYWTQRGFAVADLNYRGSSGYGRAYRQALHLSWGEVDVEDACAVVAYLADQGLIDGERAFIRGGSAGGYTTLCALAFQQVFRAGASLYGVSDPVALARATHKFEGDYLDWLIGDPGQDAERYAARTPLLHASNIRVPVIFFQGELDAVVVPQQTRDMVIALERNGITVEAYYYADERHGFRRAVNQAHALEQEWTFYRRVMGLAD, from the coding sequence ATGAACGAAACTCACGCCTCATCGCCAAGGGCTGAGCCTTTCAGCGCCACCCAAGCCGTCGCCGCCGGTATGGATTTCGCCGAGCTGCAGCTCGGTGCCAACGGTTTGTTCTGGAATGAATATCGCCCGGAAGATGCCGCGTGCCGGATCTGGCAGTGGCGCGATGGCGTGGCGAAATGTCTGACGCCCAATGGCTTCAGTGTCCGCAGTCGGGTGTACGAATATGGCGGTGGTGCGTTTTGTCTGACGCCGGACGGCGTGGTTTTCGTCAATGAGGCAGACCAGCAGCTGTATCGGCAGACGCTGGATGGCGCGCCTGAGGCGCTGACGTCAGGCGAGTGTCGTTATGGCGATCTGCATTTCGCTTTCGGCCAGGTGCTGGCGGTTGAGGAGCAGCAAGATCAACATCGGCTTGTAGCGTTTGATCTGGCTGACAGCACCCGGCATTTGCTGGCTGAAGGTGCGGATTTTTATGCCGCGCCAATCCTCAGCCCGGATGGCCGACGTTTGGCGTGGATCGAGTGGAGCCGGCCGCATCAGCCGTGGACCTCAACGCGGTTGATGGTGGCTGAACGCCTGACCGACGGTGCATTCAGCTCCCCGCGATGCGTGGCTGGCGCCGAGTGTGAAGAGTCCATCCAGCAACCGCGATTCAATGCAGAAAATCGCCTGTACTGCCTGACCGATCGCGCTGGGTTCTGGCAGCCTTGGGCTGAAACCTCCGACGGCTTGCGGCCATTGCCAGCGACCCAGGCAGATCATGCGCCGGCGCCGTGGCAACTGGGCGGCTGCACCTGGCTCCCTGTCGAGGATTGGTTTTTGGCGAGCTGGAGCGAAGGCGGTTTTGGCCGCCTGACGCTCGGCAACGAAGACTTCACTGGCGACTACAGCCGCTTCCGGCATCTGGCGCTGGATCAGCAATTCATCTACTGCATCGCCGCCTCGCCGATCAGCCCTTCGGCGGTAATCGCCATTGATCGCGCCAGTCATGAAGTCAACGTGCTGGCCGGCGGCGTGGCGCCACTGCCCGCCGAACGCATCAGCCGTCCGCAAACCCTGCGTTATCCGAGCGGCTCGGGTGAGGCCCACGGTTTCTTCTACCCGGCAATGAATGACGAAGCCAGACCACCGCTGGTGGTGTTCATTCATGGTGGCCCGACGTCGGCCTGCTACCCGATGCTCGACCCGCGCATCCAGTACTGGACGCAACGCGGTTTCGCCGTCGCCGATCTCAACTACCGGGGCAGCAGCGGTTATGGCCGCGCGTATCGCCAAGCGTTGCACCTGAGCTGGGGCGAGGTGGATGTCGAGGACGCCTGCGCGGTGGTGGCGTACCTGGCCGACCAAGGCCTGATCGACGGCGAGCGCGCCTTCATCCGCGGCGGCAGCGCCGGGGGTTACACCACGTTATGCGCTTTGGCGTTTCAACAGGTGTTCCGCGCGGGTGCCAGTTTGTACGGCGTCAGCGACCCGGTGGCACTGGCCCGGGCAACGCACAAGTTCGAGGGCGATTACCTCGACTGGCTGATCGGCGATCCCGGGCAGGACGCCGAGCGCTACGCCGCCCGCACGCCCTTGCTGCACGCGAGCAACATTCGTGTGCCGGTAATTTTCTTTCAGGGCGAACTGGACGCCGTCGTCGTGCCGCAACAGACCCGCGACATGGTCATCGCGCTGGAGCGCAATGGCATTACGGTCGAGGCGTATTACTACGCTGACGAGCGCCATGGCTTTCGCCGGGCGGTGAATCAGGCGCATGCGCTGGAGCAGGAGTGGACGTTTTATCGGCGGGTAATGGGATTGGCGGACTGA
- a CDS encoding YqaE/Pmp3 family membrane protein, translating into MDFIRIIIAILLPPLGVFLQVGFGGAFWLNILLTLCGYIPGIVHAVYIIAKR; encoded by the coding sequence ATGGACTTCATTCGTATCATCATCGCCATTCTGTTGCCGCCACTGGGTGTGTTTCTGCAGGTCGGGTTTGGCGGGGCGTTCTGGCTGAACATTCTGCTCACGCTGTGTGGCTACATTCCTGGGATCGTGCATGCGGTGTACATCATCGCCAAGCGCTGA
- a CDS encoding helix-turn-helix domain-containing protein, which produces MSKKYKSEVFQSVHESAKALLAVGAINKATMREFDESCLATVPDAIPAEQIKALRERNNVSQPVFARYLNTSASTIKQWESGDKHPSGMALKLLSIVQTHGCKFSLEPSI; this is translated from the coding sequence ATGAGTAAGAAATACAAAAGTGAAGTTTTTCAATCGGTGCATGAGTCGGCCAAGGCTCTGCTCGCTGTCGGAGCCATCAACAAGGCCACGATGCGTGAGTTTGATGAGTCCTGCCTGGCGACGGTTCCTGATGCGATCCCTGCGGAACAGATCAAGGCTCTGCGCGAGCGCAATAACGTCAGTCAGCCGGTATTCGCGCGCTACTTGAACACCAGTGCATCGACAATCAAGCAATGGGAGTCGGGAGACAAGCACCCCAGTGGAATGGCGCTGAAACTGCTGAGTATTGTGCAGACGCACGGCTGCAAATTCTCGCTTGAGCCATCAATTTGA
- a CDS encoding aspartate aminotransferase family protein: protein MNLFSLLRQAPSLDDLAFEADPADAGASLNAERLMPSVERPQQVFVRGQGSWLWDSNDRAYLDFAQAGGANSLGHSPSALVKAIAGQAQALINPGFNLHNRGMLSLAERLCASTSSDQAYLLNSGSEACEAAIKLARKWGQRHRGGASRIIVARHGCHGRSLATISASDSCNLHNRFAPLLPGFDRVPFNDLSALHAAIDAQTVAIMLEPIQSDAGVIPATEHYLKGVERLCRELGILLILDEVQTGIGRCGTLLAEQSYGVRADIVVLGKGLGGGVPLAALLARGKACCFDAGELGGTHHGNALMTAAGLVVLDSVQDRAFLQQVNDHGQYLREGLARLAHRYGHGELRGQGLFWGLTLSEDSADAVVNAALHEGLLLNAPQAGCLRFTPALTVSKANIDEMLLRLTRAFSRVRTAQLQCRKGIAV from the coding sequence ATGAATCTGTTCAGTTTGCTGCGCCAGGCGCCGAGTCTTGATGACCTCGCGTTCGAGGCCGACCCAGCCGATGCAGGCGCAAGCCTGAATGCCGAGCGGCTGATGCCCAGCGTCGAACGCCCGCAACAGGTGTTCGTTCGCGGCCAGGGCTCCTGGCTGTGGGACAGTAACGATCGCGCTTATCTCGACTTCGCCCAGGCCGGCGGCGCCAACAGCCTCGGTCACAGCCCTTCGGCGCTGGTCAAAGCGATTGCCGGTCAGGCTCAGGCGCTGATCAATCCCGGTTTCAATCTGCACAATCGCGGCATGCTCAGCCTCGCCGAGCGCCTGTGTGCCAGCACCTCCAGCGATCAGGCCTACTTGCTCAACAGCGGTAGCGAAGCCTGTGAAGCGGCGATCAAACTGGCGCGCAAATGGGGCCAGCGGCATCGTGGCGGCGCGTCGCGGATCATCGTTGCCAGACACGGCTGCCACGGCCGTAGTCTGGCGACGATTTCGGCGTCGGACAGTTGCAACCTGCACAACCGTTTCGCACCGTTGTTGCCGGGTTTCGATCGGGTGCCGTTCAATGACTTGTCGGCGCTGCATGCGGCTATTGATGCGCAAACCGTGGCGATCATGCTCGAACCGATCCAGAGTGATGCCGGGGTGATTCCGGCCACCGAACATTACCTCAAAGGCGTCGAGCGGCTGTGCCGCGAGCTGGGCATTCTGCTGATCCTCGATGAGGTTCAGACCGGCATCGGTCGCTGTGGCACTTTGCTCGCCGAACAGTCCTACGGCGTACGCGCCGATATCGTCGTGCTCGGCAAGGGCCTTGGTGGCGGCGTGCCGCTGGCGGCATTGCTGGCCCGGGGCAAGGCCTGCTGCTTCGATGCGGGTGAACTGGGCGGCACTCATCACGGCAACGCACTGATGACCGCGGCCGGTCTGGTGGTGCTCGACAGCGTGCAGGACCGGGCGTTTCTGCAGCAAGTCAACGACCACGGCCAGTACCTGCGCGAGGGCCTCGCGAGACTGGCGCACCGTTACGGTCATGGCGAGTTGCGCGGGCAAGGGCTGTTCTGGGGGCTGACGCTGTCAGAGGATTCTGCCGATGCCGTGGTCAATGCCGCCTTGCATGAGGGCTTGTTGCTCAACGCACCGCAAGCCGGCTGCCTGCGTTTCACCCCGGCACTCACTGTCAGCAAGGCCAACATCGACGAAATGCTCCTGCGCCTGACCCGAGCCTTCTCGCGGGTACGCACCGCGCAACTGCAATGCCGCAAAGGGATTGCCGTCTGA
- a CDS encoding LysR family transcriptional regulator: MDFKQLRYFVAVYEEGHVGRAAERLSISQPALSQQIRHLEQNLDVTLFERSSKRLLPTLAAHTLYNHALPLLDGLQRAREALGNFKGQALRTLAIGVLQTVHTSLVPQMLERVRKAQPHLVVQIYELSGLEIERRLLNGSLDIGISYLPPRQPGLHGVMLYEDELTLVIPADHPLREFKKVSISQAAELPMLLLGEEFQIRQIWQAQLTSLGRRPQVQAELNNMLGILDSLPHTKLATVLPGRSKKEYDDQDLLWKPLSEPRVPLTVGLVCRDVQRQQASLALLRTLLEEVMQREEQPLKGAPALDPLS; this comes from the coding sequence ATGGATTTCAAACAACTGCGTTATTTCGTCGCGGTCTACGAAGAAGGGCATGTCGGCCGGGCTGCCGAGCGCCTGTCGATCTCGCAACCGGCGCTGTCGCAACAGATTCGCCATCTTGAACAGAACCTCGACGTCACCCTGTTCGAACGCAGCAGCAAACGCCTGCTGCCGACCCTCGCCGCTCACACCCTGTACAACCACGCCCTGCCGCTGCTCGATGGTCTGCAACGGGCGCGTGAGGCGCTGGGTAACTTCAAGGGCCAGGCGTTGCGTACCCTGGCGATTGGCGTGCTGCAAACCGTACACACCAGTCTCGTGCCGCAAATGCTGGAGCGGGTGCGCAAGGCACAGCCACACCTGGTGGTGCAGATCTACGAGCTCAGCGGACTGGAGATCGAGCGCCGTCTGCTCAATGGTTCGCTGGACATCGGCATCAGCTACCTGCCACCGCGACAGCCCGGGCTGCATGGCGTGATGTTGTACGAAGATGAGTTGACGCTGGTGATCCCGGCGGATCATCCGTTGCGGGAATTCAAGAAGGTCTCCATCAGTCAGGCGGCCGAGCTGCCGATGTTACTGCTGGGCGAAGAATTTCAGATTCGCCAGATCTGGCAGGCTCAGCTGACAAGCCTGGGACGACGCCCGCAAGTGCAGGCCGAACTGAACAATATGCTGGGGATTCTCGACAGCCTGCCGCACACCAAGCTGGCGACGGTGCTGCCCGGGCGATCAAAGAAGGAATACGACGATCAGGATCTGTTGTGGAAACCGCTGAGCGAACCGCGGGTGCCGCTGACAGTCGGCCTGGTGTGCCGCGACGTGCAGCGCCAGCAGGCGTCCTTGGCGTTGCTGCGCACCTTGCTGGAAGAGGTGATGCAGCGTGAGGAACAACCGCTCAAAGGTGCGCCGGCGCTGGATCCCTTGAGCTGA